The nucleotide sequence actttatttttaggcccactcaccttgtttttcgcccctccaggttttagtggcTGAGCTtttgtgtcgacgaggattcttgacAAACTTTGGTATAGGTGATTACCTTCAACGGTATAATTTTTATCCTACctttattgtactttacttatgctctgacatcatatgtgaattgggttcattcATGCTCActtatgcattcttccattttggcacttttaggtttaaatttactggCATTTTCCACAtgactacactttatggcttcgtcaccctcctgGTATTGCCCAGCATAACTCGATTTGGAGTCCattcgggtcggggtgtgtcaacatAAGTGTAAACGAAAAGTCCGTACCCAAacatattatattaaataaatgtaccgaaatgtccgtacctaaaTATTATGCTAAATTAGTGTAGCGAAATGTctgtacctaaacatattataaaaAAAGGAAGACATTGAAAGCATATACTGACATTAATTAGAGTTTAGGGActagaatcaaattttaatcttgtataagacatttttctaaacttcatcaaATTTTAGTGTTGCTCTTACACGATGACATGAGTTTAAATCCCATCAACCCTCTAATATAACAAAtctataccaaaaaaaaaaaaaaaactaatttactagataattaattaattaacaaatgaTGGAGTTATGAAAGGTGCGGAGGGTCAGACTCCCCTCCTTCCGGAGTCGGACTTGgtcaaagacctaagcctcactAACAATTTCATCTTCATCCTCTGGCTGCTCTGATCCCCTTCAGCTTCAGCTCCAGCAGccgccttcttcttcctccccatCCCCCGCGGTGACGACGTCACCCAATTTTCCGGTGACCCACCACCCACTCCCACCAGCACGCTCTCCGGTGACGATGACCTCATCCTCACCGTCTGATCATCACACGATGAGTAAAGCTCCGGTAGTTGATCTCGGCTTCCCCCATCAACACCCAAGTTGATTCTGGCCTGCATCGCCAACACCACCTCCTTCATTGCCACGTCAGCATCCCCTCTGTTCCTGAGCAGAATCTCTCCCACCTGGGCCGGCGTGAGTACCCCGCCCGACCTCACGCACCCGTCCGCTGCCTCGAAGAGCGGGTGGGCATCGAGCCCCAAGTAGTTCTTTGCCAGCTGCCGGAACGCGTGGGGACCGCAGGTGCCGAGGCTGACGTGGACGTCCATGCGTCCGCAGCGCAGCAGCGCCGGGTCCACATTGTCCCTATGGTTGGTGGTGAACACTATGATGCGTTCATCTCCGCAACAAGACCAGAGGCCGTCCGTGAAGTTGAGCAACCCCGACAGCGTCACTCTCCCTCCGCCGTTTTGCTCGTCGTCGTCCTGCTTCTGCTGAGCCTGCTTCCTCGATGATCTCAGCCTAGTCTTGGAAGTTGAATTCGAGATCATTTGCTGCTGCCTGTCAGCCGTCAGATCGAGGGAGCAGTCTATGTCTTCTATGACTACGATGGAGCGGTTGGTGGTCTGTATAAGCAGAGCTCGCAGCTCCGAGTTGTCAGAAACCTTGGTGAGCTCGAGGTCGTAGACGTCGTAGCACAGGTAGTTGGCCATGGCAGCGATCAAGCTCGACTTGCCTGAACCGGGAGGGCCGTACAGAAGGTAACCCCGCTTCCACGCGCGTCCCACCCTGTGGTAAAACTCTTTGCCCTCGGCAAACGCCGTGAGGTCTCCGGTAAGCTGGTTCTTGAGTTGGGGTTCGAGAGCGAGGGTTTCGAAGGTGGAGGGGTGACGGAAGGGGACGGAGACCCAGCCGGACTCGTAGGAGGCGTGGCCGTTGTTGGTGAAGAGCCGCCTCTCACGAGAGACGCGCTCGAATTCCTCGGCACGTGCGGTGAGATGGTGGAGGTAAGGCTGGAGGAGGGCGTGGCGGTGGCGCTTGGGGAGCTTGAGGACGAAGGAGCGCTTCTCTTCAAGGGAGTCTTGGACGGTGTCGACGTGGTGGGTCCAGGAGAGGGTGAGGCCGCGGAAGGAGTCGTGGACGGAGTGGTTCGGGGCGACGGTGAAGGAGATGCGGTTGGAAGAGTTGGAGCGGGAGAGGGTGAGGCGGGAATtgaatgaggaggaggaggaggtggcaGAACTGGCAGAGGCGTTGGCGTTGACGAGGGAGTTGAGGTAGAGGTTGACGTGGCGGTAGAGGTGATTGAGGTGGACGCCGCAGTAGCCGTTGAACTCGGGGACGTCGAAGTAGGAGTAGGGGCTGAGCATGTCTTGGAGGGACTCGTATAGGGAGTGGAGGAGGGAGAGCAGCTGGGAAGGCAGCACATTCTGGAGGACTGTCAGCAGCCCCAGCAACGACCACAGCTGTGACAACATCTATAAATCTCTAATCGTTTCTCTGGCTACCTATCTTTTGTCTTGCTTGCAGACTTGCAGTTGCAGCCGCTATATATAGTACGCAGTGATCACTGATCGATTGCGATTTTGTCTCTGTCTAGAAGTAGTTGTAGTAATTAAGTAGGTGCCATGGAGATGGTCTACTTAATGTCATGTGAGGACCTTATCTTCATGCATGGAaatgcattatttatttttatatgtacTATgggagaagaaaacaaattattaaGCAGGGGCCGGGGCCAGAGTTGCATGCATTCTAATGTgtaaggataatgctaggaaaCCATTACATTTTATTGTGTAAGAATAATGCTACGGAAatcattaaattttataaataatatggtgtgattgttgatgattgtatGATTAAGTTTCAATTAACGTTATTGGTTACATAtcacaaaatttgtaaatttagttaaaaaaaattagtctatCTAGAATTACTTAATATGTAAATAAAGGGCGATATTGTGGGGAAATATATCTGACTGGTCACTGGGGGCGTCTTTAAATCTCATTCACCATATTAATATGGAGTTCAGATCTACTGTTAGAGGTGGCTGAAAAAGCATCAGCAAAGCAAAAGAATATGGCTAATAAAGATGATGCATGAAAGCAGAAAGCAGAAAGCAGAAAGCTGActcttcttcttttgctttttgatATTCTCTATCCCCATTCCGTAGAGGTTTTCATATTCTGCTTCACTCTCTCGTGTACAAGGTGAGTACATGAACAATAAAACCAATTCACGAAACAAGTCCAACTCTTAATGAAGAGGAAAGTTGAGGTTTTGTCAcaatttgataaatttttaggTTTATTATGATTAATCAACATCATCAATATTATTTCAACCATTTATTGTATTGAATTTTACAAAAGTTTCAGTGATATTAGTAGTGAAATTCTTACATCTAAGTTGTATATTATTTCGttatattttcatttgtaaTAATCTATTCTCCAACATACAATTATATAATGATATTAAGAGTAATTCAACTCTTTATACATATTTAGTAAAGTTCAAGTATTGAACATTTTTTGCAGTTCACACACGTCATGTCATAGTGAAGCCAAAACCTTAGCCAAGATCTTATAAGAATAATTACATAAGCTAATCAGTCGGAACTAGGAAACATATTTTGGATTTTGAACTTTCGGAATAAGCACAATATGAGTTGCGTTGAGTCGGCGAGGATTAACCTCCCCAAATTCCAGCATCCGAACCAGAGCATTAACCTCCTCCCTAATACTCTCCCAAAAAGAATGATAGAACACACCTTGGAAGCCATCAGGTCCCGGAGCCTTGAGACTGCCCATTTGCAGCGTTGCTTCTTTAATTTCCACATCCGAGATTGAAGACATCAAGGACTTATTCATGCTGCCGGCAACCGACGGAGTTACACACTCCAATATTGGTCCCCACTCCCTTCTCCCTGCAAAGGTGAAGAGATTTAGAAAATAGTCATCTATTAGCTTCCTCACTCGATTCAGATGCTCCACCCAATTGCCATCCTCCTTTTTAAGTTTCATCACATGATTTCTCCTCTACCGTTGCATGGTGGATTGATGGAAAAACTTGGTGTTAGCATCTCTTTTACGAAGCCATTTAACCCTTGACCTTTGTTGCCAAAAGCTTTCCTCTTGTGCCGATAACCTATCAATCAACTTTGTCTTCTCATGAATCTTATCAATATGTGCTCCCCAATCTTTTTGAAGCTCCCCAAGCTGGGACATAAGCTCCGCAATTTCTTGTTCCCTCATTTTGAATTTCCTTCTACTCTAAGTAATGAGTTGAGATTGACAATcattgatttgtttttgccATCGATCAAACGCATCGCTACTGCAAGGACGGTCCCAGCAAGCTTTCACCAACCTTTTGCATTCTTTATCCTTAGCCCAAAAAGCTTCGAAGTGGAATAACTTTTGACCAGCAGTTCGCCGGGATCACAAGATGATAATAGGGCAATGGTCTGAACCCAAAATAGTACCGTGTGTGACCATAGTATACGGCCAAGAAACCTGCCGTAACTGATTGATAAGCCCCTTATCTAACCTCCCCTCCACTAGTTCTCAATTTCTAGTACCTTTCCAAGTGAAGGAGAGGCCATTGAAGTTGAGATCAACCAGCTTCGCCGTGTTCATAAAATCTGCCAGATATTGGGGCCTATTATACAAAACATCC is from Pyrus communis chromosome 10, drPyrComm1.1, whole genome shotgun sequence and encodes:
- the LOC137748903 gene encoding AAA-ATPase At4g30250-like; its protein translation is MLSQLWSLLGLLTVLQNVLPSQLLSLLHSLYESLQDMLSPYSYFDVPEFNGYCGVHLNHLYRHVNLYLNSLVNANASASSATSSSSSFNSRLTLSRSNSSNRISFTVAPNHSVHDSFRGLTLSWTHHVDTVQDSLEEKRSFVLKLPKRHRHALLQPYLHHLTARAEEFERVSRERRLFTNNGHASYESGWVSVPFRHPSTFETLALEPQLKNQLTGDLTAFAEGKEFYHRVGRAWKRGYLLYGPPGSGKSSLIAAMANYLCYDVYDLELTKVSDNSELRALLIQTTNRSIVVIEDIDCSLDLTADRQQQMISNSTSKTRLRSSRKQAQQKQDDDEQNGGGRVTLSGLLNFTDGLWSCCGDERIIVFTTNHRDNVDPALLRCGRMDVHVSLGTCGPHAFRQLAKNYLGLDAHPLFEAADGCVRSGGVLTPAQVGEILLRNRGDADVAMKEVVLAMQARINLGVDGGSRDQLPELYSSCDDQTVRMRSSSPESVLVGVGGGSPENWVTSSPRGMGRKKKAAAGAEAEGDQSSQRMKMKLLVRLRSLTKSDSGRRGV